GCAGTGTCTGGCTTTCAAAGCTTCGAGGCTTTCGATCCTGCCGAGTGGGTAGCACATGGCTACGCAGTAGTCAATGTCGATGCAAGGGGCGTTTTTGGTCCGTGAACTGTTGCATGTCTGCAAGCTGGTACATACGCTAATTTCGGAATAGGCTCCCAGGGTGACTCTAGGTAGGGTTTATTATCCCAATTTTCACGCTCGCGTTGATTTTCTAGGTTCTTAGGGACAGCGGAAGGTCGTGATGGCCACGATGCTATTGAGCACATATCTCAGCTCCCGTGGTGCACTGGCAAAGTCGCGTTAGCTGGTAACTCTTGGCTTGCAATGACGCAGTGGTTCATTGCAGCTGAGCGACCAGCTCACCTAACGTGTATAATGCCTCTCGAAGGTTGCAGTGATGCCTATCGAGAAACCCTGTGTCGAGGTGGTGTTCCATCGCATGGATTCTTTGGTTTCATCTCTCCTTTTCTTTATGGTAAGCAGTCTGCAAACTTTGTACCTCACTCAAAACAATGCTGAATAGACATTAGGAAGCCAACAGCGTGAAGACGTCATCGCTATGTTGCAAAAATATCCTGTCATGAATGAGTACTGGCAGGACAAGCGTGCAGACATAAGTTCCATTCGATGCCCTGCTTATGTTCTAGCCAGCATTTCGACTGGCCTACACACAGTTGGGTCTCTCCGAGGGTTTGAGGATATTCCGCACGACAAGAAATGGTATGCAGTAGCGGCTGTGTAGTCCTCTTAGTCAAGTACAAACACTGATATAGCTTTAGGCTACGATTACATTCTACACAGGAGTGGCATGATCTGTATCAGAAACACTCGGTCGCCGACTTCAAAAAGTTCCTTGACTTCTATTTGAAGGGAGAAAACAACGGATGGGAGCAGACTGCCCGAGCGCGTATTTCTGT
The sequence above is a segment of the Pyrenophora tritici-repentis strain M4 chromosome 3, whole genome shotgun sequence genome. Coding sequences within it:
- a CDS encoding acyl esterase, whose translation is MSLVPAIVHYSPYGKSGTGLFDLDLIPGRAGIPRSAVSGFQSFEAFDPAEWVAHGYAVVNVDARGVFGSQGDSRFLGTAEGRDGHDAIEHISQLPWCTGKVALAGNSWLAMTQWFIAAERPAHLTCIMPLEGCSDAYRETLCRGGVPSHGFFGFISPFLYGSQQREDVIAMLQKYPVMNEYWQDKRADISSIRCPAYVLASISTGLHTVGSLRGFEDIPHDKKWLRLHSTQEWHDLYQKHSVADFKKFLDFYLKGENNGWEQTARARISANIDNLLFAAWPVPEINNITLRLSVDGTLQSSFDLVKSGQSSYISDAKAENDDADPEELSFTYTFTQRTRLIGNSKAVLYMSCPDHSDLDVFLILRKVDKDGRVLRHINIPFAELKAVGGDGIEGVEDPLNLPRLNAVQYVGPSGILRASHREIDASISKHNFPHHKHTNEEKIQPGQHSPQQSIKWVLEGSDWID